Proteins from a genomic interval of Rhodococcus rhodochrous:
- a CDS encoding NAD(P)/FAD-dependent oxidoreductase encodes MFNTRPRVVVIGGGYAGTVAANRMSRKAAVTVINPRPHFVQRTRLHQFAVGNHHASGDYRKLLAKGVDLLVDTVTRIEPGTRTVHLASGGTVDYDYLVYAVGSTATRRSTVPGVEEFAFPVAEFEHAERLQYALSSLEPEAVITVVGAGLTGLETAGELAEQGRRVRLVCSGIIGPMLSEKARAATYERLADLQVEIIENARVTRVGPDGFTLDDDTVLESAITVWTAGFGVPELARTSGFRTDALGRILTDETLTSIDDDRVIAAGDCAAPSGEPVRMACQSALPTGLAAADTVLSRIAGEEPANLDFGFNGVGVSLGRHVGVVQFHERDDTPKEQAYAGRIASTIKDLGLKAAMAGLRVEALRPGSVGFPRGGRHSSKTIEDLSRTEQPMA; translated from the coding sequence ATGTTCAACACCCGCCCCCGTGTCGTCGTCATCGGCGGTGGATACGCCGGAACGGTCGCCGCCAACCGCATGAGCAGGAAGGCTGCGGTCACCGTCATCAATCCCCGGCCGCACTTCGTCCAGCGAACCCGGTTGCACCAGTTCGCGGTCGGCAATCACCATGCGTCCGGTGACTACCGCAAACTTCTGGCGAAGGGAGTCGACCTTCTGGTCGATACCGTGACCCGCATCGAACCCGGCACGCGCACCGTCCATCTCGCATCCGGCGGAACGGTCGACTACGACTACCTCGTCTACGCCGTCGGAAGTACCGCCACGAGACGGTCCACCGTTCCCGGCGTTGAGGAATTCGCTTTTCCGGTGGCCGAATTCGAGCATGCCGAACGCCTGCAGTACGCGCTGAGCAGCCTCGAACCCGAGGCCGTCATCACAGTCGTCGGTGCCGGTCTCACCGGGCTCGAAACAGCCGGCGAGCTGGCCGAACAGGGACGTCGCGTGCGCCTCGTGTGCAGCGGCATCATCGGTCCGATGCTGTCCGAGAAGGCTCGTGCCGCAACCTACGAACGGCTCGCGGACCTGCAGGTCGAGATCATCGAGAACGCGCGGGTCACCCGCGTCGGACCCGACGGCTTCACGCTCGACGACGACACCGTCCTCGAGAGTGCGATCACCGTGTGGACCGCAGGATTCGGCGTTCCCGAACTGGCTCGGACGAGCGGCTTCAGGACGGATGCACTCGGCCGGATCCTCACCGACGAAACGCTGACCAGCATCGACGACGATCGCGTGATCGCCGCCGGTGACTGCGCGGCGCCGTCGGGAGAGCCGGTGCGGATGGCATGCCAGTCCGCCCTGCCCACCGGCCTGGCTGCGGCCGACACAGTTCTCAGCCGTATCGCCGGAGAGGAGCCCGCGAATCTCGATTTCGGCTTCAACGGCGTCGGTGTGAGCCTGGGCCGACATGTCGGCGTCGTCCAGTTCCACGAACGGGACGACACCCCGAAGGAACAGGCGTATGCCGGTCGAATCGCCTCGACCATCAAGGATCTCGGATTGAAGGCCGCGATGGCCGGTCTTCGGGTCGAGGCCCTACGGCCGGGATCGGTGGGATTCCCGAGGGGCGGCCGACATTCGTCGAAGACCATCGAGGATCTCTCCCGCACGGAGCAGCCGATGGCCTAA
- a CDS encoding PASTA domain-containing protein, with protein sequence MKFVVPYLRVVAGMFAAITLWLAIVEVLNGNLADAILFLAFAAGLGYLAIGKPLRDRRRRIKAEQDAIAARAEAGHRAFLAGDVHAAMAPPPEPPKPPRIRRGVVIAAAVAGLFVLMGIISDISDGLDSPTKDDVSTTPRAAAPTTTTPYTTSAATTARTVAPEATPATRISTTQVAAVASTAVMPNVVCMDLQAAQDTIQAAGVFYSTSVDATGQGRAQVWDRNWVVVDQTPSVGASIGEGDPVLSVLKEDEFSGC encoded by the coding sequence ATGAAGTTCGTCGTCCCCTACCTGCGCGTCGTAGCGGGGATGTTCGCCGCCATCACGCTGTGGCTGGCGATCGTGGAAGTGCTCAACGGCAACCTGGCCGACGCGATCCTGTTCCTGGCATTCGCGGCCGGCCTGGGGTATCTCGCGATCGGCAAGCCCCTGCGCGACCGCCGCAGGCGCATCAAGGCCGAGCAGGACGCGATCGCCGCACGTGCCGAAGCCGGCCACCGCGCGTTTCTCGCGGGGGATGTGCACGCCGCGATGGCACCGCCGCCCGAGCCGCCGAAGCCCCCGAGGATCCGCCGCGGAGTGGTCATCGCCGCTGCCGTCGCCGGACTGTTCGTCCTCATGGGAATCATCAGCGACATCTCGGACGGGCTGGACTCACCCACGAAAGACGACGTGAGTACCACGCCTCGCGCTGCCGCACCGACGACCACCACGCCGTACACGACGTCGGCCGCCACCACGGCGCGGACCGTCGCTCCGGAAGCCACTCCCGCGACGAGGATCTCCACCACGCAGGTCGCGGCGGTCGCGTCCACCGCGGTGATGCCGAATGTCGTGTGCATGGATCTCCAAGCGGCACAGGACACCATCCAGGCCGCCGGCGTGTTCTACTCCACGAGCGTCGACGCGACCGGTCAGGGACGCGCGCAAGTATGGGACAGGAACTGGGTCGTCGTCGACCAGACTCCCTCGGTGGGAGCATCGATCGGTGAAGGCGACCCAGTGCTGTCCGTTCTGAAAGAGGACGAATTCAGCGGGTGTTAG
- a CDS encoding enoyl-CoA hydratase-related protein — protein sequence MTDFEDITYEIDGAAGIITINRPERYNAFRGKTVEELIKAFRSAWADSRVSAIILTGAGEKAFCTGGDVKQRAETGDYGPTESGMFEIGYLHKLIRDIPKPVIAAVNGVAVGGGHVLHVLCDLTIASENARFGQAGPKVGSFDAGFGSAFLARVVGEKRAREIWYLCRQYDAATAERWGLVNWVVPQDKLLDEAKAVAAEIAEKSPTAIKFLKQSFNADTDHQAGLSNLAMSALDLFGKSDEGLEGAKAFAEKRPADFAKYVKA from the coding sequence ATGACCGACTTCGAAGACATCACCTACGAGATCGACGGCGCAGCCGGGATCATCACGATCAACCGACCCGAGCGATACAACGCCTTCCGAGGCAAGACCGTCGAAGAACTGATCAAGGCGTTCCGCTCGGCCTGGGCCGACAGCCGCGTCTCGGCCATCATCCTCACCGGCGCCGGCGAGAAGGCCTTCTGCACCGGCGGCGACGTCAAGCAGCGCGCCGAGACCGGCGACTACGGCCCCACCGAGAGCGGCATGTTCGAGATCGGCTACCTCCACAAGCTCATCCGCGACATCCCCAAGCCGGTCATCGCCGCCGTCAACGGTGTCGCCGTCGGCGGCGGGCACGTCCTGCACGTGCTGTGCGACCTCACGATCGCGTCGGAGAACGCCCGATTCGGCCAGGCCGGACCCAAGGTGGGCTCGTTCGACGCCGGTTTCGGTTCGGCCTTCCTCGCCCGTGTCGTCGGCGAGAAGCGTGCACGAGAGATCTGGTACCTGTGCCGCCAGTACGATGCCGCCACAGCCGAGCGCTGGGGGCTCGTCAACTGGGTTGTCCCACAGGACAAGCTGCTCGACGAGGCCAAGGCCGTCGCCGCCGAGATCGCCGAGAAGAGCCCCACGGCCATCAAGTTCCTCAAGCAGTCCTTCAACGCCGACACCGACCACCAGGCCGGCCTGAGCAACCTCGCGATGTCGGCACTCGACCTGTTCGGCAAGTCCGACGAAGGACTCGAAGGAGCGAAGGCGTTCGCGGAGAAGCGTCCTGCCGACTTCGCGAAGTACGTCAAGGCCTGA
- a CDS encoding RNA polymerase sigma-70 factor, which yields MSGVEEFENLRPLLFAIAYRILGSVTEAEDAVQETWVRYETSGAEPDSGRAFLSTVVTRVSINMLESARARRERYVGEWLPEPILEEPYDDPARSAELRESISTAALVLLERLSPLERAVFVLREAFGFGFSEIAEIVDRSEAACRQLAVRARRHLDQGSARFDTDPQAHEQLTARFLTAFQDGDVDALRDLLAADVQLVADSGGKAPAIRRVVVGGEKVMRLLASFVSPMGQLGMSLESREVNRLPGLIVRDADGAIVQVMTFDVTDGKIGAVRVMINPDKLAHLGPVADVRVLAQKLRDLQRP from the coding sequence GTGAGCGGCGTCGAAGAGTTCGAGAACCTGCGTCCACTGTTGTTCGCCATCGCCTACCGCATCCTCGGCAGCGTGACCGAAGCCGAGGACGCGGTCCAGGAGACCTGGGTGCGATACGAAACCTCCGGCGCCGAACCGGATTCAGGCCGAGCATTCCTGTCCACCGTCGTCACCCGGGTATCGATCAACATGCTCGAATCGGCGCGGGCACGGCGCGAACGATATGTGGGCGAGTGGCTGCCGGAACCGATACTCGAGGAGCCCTACGACGATCCGGCGCGCTCGGCCGAACTGCGGGAATCGATCTCGACGGCAGCGCTCGTGCTGCTCGAACGCCTCAGTCCGCTCGAACGCGCCGTCTTCGTGTTGCGCGAGGCATTCGGATTCGGCTTCTCCGAGATCGCCGAGATCGTCGACCGCTCCGAAGCGGCGTGCCGGCAGCTCGCGGTGCGGGCACGGCGCCACCTCGATCAAGGTTCGGCGCGGTTCGACACCGATCCGCAGGCGCACGAACAGCTCACCGCTCGATTCCTCACGGCGTTCCAAGACGGTGACGTCGACGCCCTGCGCGACCTACTGGCCGCCGATGTGCAACTCGTCGCCGACAGCGGTGGCAAGGCACCCGCCATCCGCAGGGTCGTGGTCGGCGGCGAGAAGGTCATGCGGTTGCTGGCCTCGTTCGTCTCGCCCATGGGCCAGCTCGGAATGTCGCTCGAATCCCGCGAGGTCAACAGGCTCCCCGGCCTGATCGTGCGGGACGCCGACGGTGCCATCGTGCAGGTCATGACGTTCGACGTCACGGACGGGAAGATCGGCGCGGTCCGGGTGATGATCAACCCGGACAAGCTCGCCCACCTGGGGCCAGTGGCCGATGTGCGGGTGCTCGCCCAGAAGCTCCGCGACCTGCAACGACCCTGA